In Streptomyces alboniger, the following are encoded in one genomic region:
- a CDS encoding ABC transporter ATP-binding protein, with protein sequence MTDSRTQEPDRSPQESDRSTRAAVATMYRLTTGHRPSILVATALTLVGSVLGLAQPLVAKEIVDAGDRGQSFWPLLILLAVLFISEAATGATGRFVLERMGERVVRQLRHGLVARLLRLEMREYDRHRTGDLISRVTTDTTLLREVVSQALVDLVTGALVAAGAIALMMWIDPLLLVLVALTVATAAAVVASLLKGIRAASEHMQTSVGAIAADLERALGALPMVRVHRAEDREARRVGERIDSAHDAGVRTAKLASVMSPAVELAVQGSFLLVLVIGGLRVTGHANSLGDLVAFLLYASYLVLPLSSVFNAVGLIQRGMGAYQRIEQALDLPVEPTHPGHPQVRARTCEAPPQAPSHEEPALALRDLTFGYEPGRPVLSGVTFPVPHRSQTALVGRSGAGKSTVFALVARFYEPDSGVLLFDGRPATELTRAECRERIAVVDQNTHVVHGTLRDNITYAAPDASDAEVRRVIELAQLDDVVRRLPGGLAGLLGDRGNTLSGGERQRVALARALLARPGLLLLDEPTSHLDAINETALTTVMKDVARECALLVIAHRLSTVQHADQIVVLDDGRATARGGHEELLAGSSLYRELAAGQMLPGRRPRVNP encoded by the coding sequence ACCGGTCACCACAGGAGTCGGACCGCTCGACCCGGGCGGCGGTCGCCACCATGTACCGGCTCACCACAGGACACCGGCCCTCCATCCTCGTGGCCACCGCGCTGACCCTCGTCGGCTCCGTGCTCGGGCTCGCCCAGCCCCTCGTCGCCAAGGAGATCGTGGACGCGGGCGACCGAGGACAGTCGTTCTGGCCCCTGCTGATCCTCCTGGCCGTGCTGTTCATCAGCGAAGCCGCCACCGGCGCGACCGGCCGCTTCGTCCTGGAACGCATGGGCGAAAGAGTCGTACGGCAACTCCGCCACGGCCTCGTCGCACGACTGCTGCGGCTGGAGATGCGGGAGTACGACCGCCATCGCACCGGCGACCTGATCTCCCGCGTGACCACCGACACCACCCTGCTCAGGGAAGTGGTCTCCCAAGCCCTGGTCGACCTCGTCACGGGAGCCCTCGTCGCAGCCGGAGCGATCGCCTTGATGATGTGGATCGACCCGCTGCTGCTCGTCCTGGTCGCCCTGACCGTGGCCACCGCCGCCGCCGTCGTGGCCTCCCTGCTGAAGGGCATCCGTGCCGCCTCCGAGCACATGCAGACTTCCGTCGGCGCGATCGCCGCCGACCTCGAGCGCGCGCTCGGAGCCCTGCCCATGGTCCGCGTCCACCGTGCCGAGGACCGCGAGGCACGGCGCGTCGGCGAACGGATCGACTCCGCCCACGACGCGGGGGTCCGGACCGCGAAGCTCGCGTCCGTGATGAGCCCGGCGGTCGAGCTGGCCGTCCAGGGTTCCTTCCTGCTCGTCCTGGTCATCGGCGGCCTGCGGGTCACCGGCCACGCCAACTCCCTCGGCGACCTCGTGGCCTTCCTGCTGTACGCCTCCTACCTCGTCCTGCCCCTGTCGTCGGTCTTCAACGCGGTCGGCCTGATCCAGCGTGGCATGGGTGCCTACCAGCGCATCGAACAAGCCCTGGACCTGCCCGTGGAGCCCACGCACCCCGGCCACCCGCAGGTGCGGGCGCGTACGTGCGAGGCGCCCCCGCAAGCCCCTTCGCACGAGGAGCCCGCCCTCGCCCTGCGGGACCTCACCTTCGGCTACGAACCCGGTCGGCCGGTGCTGAGCGGCGTCACCTTCCCTGTCCCCCACCGGAGCCAGACGGCCCTGGTCGGCCGGTCGGGTGCCGGGAAGAGCACAGTCTTCGCTCTGGTGGCCAGGTTCTACGAACCGGACTCCGGAGTGCTCCTTTTCGACGGGCGGCCCGCCACCGAACTGACCCGCGCGGAATGCCGCGAACGGATCGCCGTGGTCGATCAGAACACCCACGTCGTCCACGGCACCCTGCGCGACAACATCACCTACGCCGCGCCCGACGCCAGCGACGCCGAGGTGCGGCGCGTCATCGAACTCGCGCAACTCGACGATGTCGTACGGCGGTTGCCGGGCGGTCTGGCCGGTCTGCTCGGCGACCGCGGCAACACCCTCTCGGGGGGCGAGCGCCAGCGAGTCGCCCTGGCCCGCGCCCTGCTCGCCCGCCCCGGACTGCTCCTGCTCGACGAGCCGACCTCCCACCTCGACGCGATCAACGAGACCGCCCTCACCACGGTGATGAAGGACGTCGCGCGTGAATGCGCCCTGCTGGTGATCGCGCACCGGCTCTCCACCGTGCAGCACGCCGACCAGATCGTCGTCCTTGACGACGGTCGCGCCACCGCTCGCGGAGGTCACGAGGAACTGCTCGCCGGCAGCTCGCTGTACCGCGAACTGGCGGCGGGGCAGATGCTCCCCGGCCGCCGGCCAAGGGTGAACCCGTAG
- a CDS encoding tellurite resistance TerB family protein produces MALWDRVKESASTMQTQLMAKKNDLKSGAFRDASMAMCALVAAADGTVDPSERHRVAQLIGSNEVLQNFPADDLRRRFDAYVDKLTADFAFGKVSVLQEVAKAKKKPAEARAVIQIGIVIGGADGDFDKDEQAVVREACFALELPPHEFDL; encoded by the coding sequence ATGGCCCTGTGGGACCGCGTCAAGGAATCCGCATCGACGATGCAGACCCAGCTGATGGCGAAGAAGAACGACCTCAAGAGCGGCGCTTTCCGCGACGCGAGCATGGCCATGTGTGCCTTGGTCGCGGCCGCCGACGGCACCGTGGACCCGTCCGAGCGCCACCGCGTGGCCCAGCTCATCGGCTCGAACGAGGTGTTGCAGAACTTCCCGGCGGACGACCTGCGCCGCCGCTTCGACGCCTATGTCGACAAGCTGACCGCCGACTTCGCCTTCGGCAAGGTGAGCGTCCTCCAGGAGGTCGCCAAGGCGAAGAAGAAGCCCGCGGAGGCCCGCGCGGTCATCCAGATAGGCATCGTCATCGGCGGCGCCGACGGCGACTTCGACAAGGACGAGCAGGCCGTGGTGCGCGAAGCGTGCTTCGCGCTCGAACTGCCCCCGCACGAGTTCGACCTCTAG